A genomic region of Aspergillus oryzae RIB40 DNA, chromosome 1 contains the following coding sequences:
- a CDS encoding uncharacterized protein (aldehyde dehydrogenase), with translation MSSTTADQQPIETRLFINGEFQPSTDGKTFKLINPYTHEPVTDVHEASEQDVDKAVAAAKAAFPAWRDLTPDDRGVYLRKLSALIRENIPELARLESIAMGKPVSLYIDGKLAADTFAYYAEAGWHAQGTSSVNTPSVLGLSLRQPYGVVGAIIPWNMPLALLSIKVAPALAAGNTVVLKSSEKAPLTSAFAAKLIAEAGFPPGVVNIISGFGSPAGSAIASHMDVRCLSFTGSTATGQKIQIAAAKSNLKVVHLELGGKTPAIIFEDADIEKAAEKTQFSIHFTSGQTCFANSRIYVQESVADKFIAVFKEKFGAAARMGNPLEPTTNHGPQADNIQYERVKSYLEIGEKDGKLTMGGDGGMGFIKPTVFENVPDDSRLMKEEVFGPVVAINTFKTEEEAIERANASEFGLYASVFTKDMDRAVRLSKLLEAGTVGVNCTSPTIVKDMPMGGYKQSGLGREGLLSGLDSYLETKTVLISTSS, from the exons ATGTCGTCTACTACCGCTGATCAGCAGCCAATTGAGACTCGGCTCTTCATCAATGGCGAG TTTCAACCATCGACGGATGGGAAAACATTCAAGTTGATCAACCCATATACACATGAACCAGTTACAGACG TCCATGAGGCAAGTGAGCAAGATGTAGACAAAGCTGtggcagcagccaaagccGCTTTCCCAGCTTGGAGAGACCTCACCCCAGATGATAGGGGTGTCTACTTGCGCAAGCTGTCAGCTTTAATTAGGGAGAATATACCCGAGTTGGCTCGCTTGGAGTCTATCGCAATGGGCAAGCCTGTATCGCTTTATATAGATGGCAAACTGGCTGCAGACACCTTTGCTTATTATGCAGAGGCTGGCTGGCATGCGCAGGGAACTAGCAGCGTGAATACCCCTAGCGTTCTTGGTCTTTCGCTTAGGCAGCCGTATGGCGTCGTTGGCGCTATCATCCCTTGGAATATGCCACTCGCGCTTCTCTCCATTAAGGTTGCCCCTGCTTTGGCCGCTGGAAACACTGTGGTGCTTAAGAGTAGCGAAAAGGCGCCTTTGACT TCTGCTTTCGCGGCAAAATTAATTGCAGAGGCTGGCTTCCCACCTGGcgtcgtcaacatcatctccggTTTCGGAAGTCCAGCCGGTAGTGCCATAGCATCCCATATGGATGTGCGCTGCCTGAGCTTCACTGGTTCCACAGCCACCGGTCAAAAAATCCAAATCGCAGCAGCCAAGTCTAACTTGAAAGTAGTCCACTTGGAACTAGGCGGCAAAACACCAGcaatcatcttcgaagatgcgGATATCGAAAAAGCAGCAGAAAAGACTCAATTCAGCATCCACTTCACGAGCGGACAAACCTGCTTCGCGAACTCCCGCATTTATGTGCAGGAGTCCGTTGCGGATAAATTCATAGCAGTATTCAAGGAAAAGTTCGGCGCCGCGGCGCGCATGGGCAATCCCCTCGAGCCGACGACGAACCACGGACCGCAGGCAGACAACATTCAGTATGAGCGGGTCAAGTCGTACCTAGAAATCGGAGAAAAGGACGGAAAGCTCACGATGGGAGGGGATGGCGGAATGGGCTTCATCAAGCCGACCGTCTTTGAAAACGTCCCTGATGACTCTCGGCTTATGAAAGAGGAGGTGTTTGGACCTGTTGTGGCGATCAATACGTTCaagacagaggaggaggcgaTTGAACGGGCTAATGCCTCCGAGTTTGGTCTTTACGCCTCTGTTTTCACGAAGGATATGGATCGTGCAGTGCGGCTGTCAAAGCTTCTCGAGGCAGGTACGGTCGGTGTTAACTGCACGAGTCCCACTATTGTGAAGGACATGCCAATGGGTGGCTACAAGCAGAGCGGCTTGGGTCGGGAGGGTTTGTTGAGCGGCTTGGACAGCTACCTGGAGACAAAGACTGTTTTAATCAGTACAAGTTCTTGA
- a CDS encoding acid phosphatase PHOa (predicted protein) has product MKSFIASLFAASLAYAQTATESEPSLSDIEKAAATTEPYSPVSNVTGLAFDRFFQVWLENIDYSDASADENYQWLAKQGITLTNFFATTHPSEPNYCASAGGDTFGMDNDNFNQIPANVSTIADLFDTKHISWGEYQEHLPYPGFQGYNYSNQETYANDYVRKHNPLVLFDSVTKNSTRLRQIKNFTNFEDDLTDKKLPQYAFITPNMTNDAHDTNITFAAKWERSWVSQLLDNSYFMDSTLLLLTFDEDKTYPKGNKIMSILLGGAIPDDLKGTTDDTFYTHYSIIASMSANWGLPSLGRWDCGANILEIVANKTGYVNYDVDTTNLRLNETYPGPMSAGEYSKYSPVWPNPLTSGNCSAGHGILDIVKETYKGTTATYNYTSPFPYDSKSGYNVKVTATKKSASNNGSSSSSTPTPNVAVPFGTPAVGTISGVLMGLLFCLY; this is encoded by the exons ATGAAGTCCTTCATTGCAAGCTTATTCGCGGCCTCTCTGGCCTATGCCCAAACGGCCACGGAGAGTGAACCTTCCCTGTCGGACATTGAAAAGGCTGCGGCTACCACTGAGCCCTACTCTCCTGTGTCCAATGTGACTGGCCTGGCCTTTGACAGATTCTTCCAAGTTTGGCTGGAGAACATT GACTATTCGGATGCGTCTGCCGATGAGAACTACCAATGGCTGGCCAAGCAAGGAATCACTCT CACCAATTTCTTTGCAACTACCCATCCCTCCGAGCCCAACTACTGCGCTTCCGCCGGAGGAGACACTTTTGGCATGGACAATGATAATTTCAACCAAATCCCGGCCAACGTTTCGACCATCGCCGACTTGTTCGACACGAAGCATATTTCCTGGGGAGAGTACCAGGAACATTTACCTTACCCTGGATTCCAGGGATACAACTACTCCAACCAGGAAACTTATGCCAATGATTACGTGCGAAAGCACAACCCGTTGGTGCTGTTTGATTCGGTCACGAAGAACAGCACGCGTTTGCGTCAGATCAAAAACTTCACCAACTTCGAGGACGATCTCACTGATAAGAAGCTCCCTCAGTACGCTTTCATTACCCCCAACATGACCAACGATGCCCACGATACCAACATCACTTTCGCCGCTAAGTGGGAACGTAGCTGGGTCTCCCAGTTGCTTGACAACTCCTATTTCATGGACAgcactcttcttcttctcactTTCGACGAAGACAAGACCTACCCCAAGGGAAACAAGATCATGAGCATTCTCTTGGGTGGTGCTATTCCTGACGACCTGAAGGGCACCACGGATGATACGTTCTATACTCACTATTCGATCATCGCTTCCATGTCGGCCAACTGGGGTCTGCCATCTCTCGGTCGATGGGATTGTGGTGCCAATATCCTTGAGATTGTGGCCAACAAGACTGGCTATGTCAACTATGATGTCGACACTACCAACCTTCGTCTCAACGAGACATACCCCGGACCCATGTCCGCTGGCGAGTACTCCAAATACTCGCCTGTGTGGCCCAACCCCTTGACTAGCGGCAACTGTTCAGCTGGTCATGGAATtctggacattgtcaaggagaCCTATAAGGGAACCACTGCGACTTACAACTACACGAGCCCCTTCCCCTATGACTCAAAGAGCGGTTACAATGTCAAGGTCACCGCGACTAAGAAGAGCGCTAGCAACaatggatcttcttcctcatcgacccCTACCCCAAATGTTGCTGTTCCCTTCGGTACGCCCGCTGTTGGAACTATTTCCGGTGTGTTGATGGGCCTTCTGTTTTGTCTTTATTAA